The Blattabacterium cuenoti genome includes a region encoding these proteins:
- the yihA gene encoding ribosome biogenesis GTP-binding protein YihA/YsxC, with protein MKITSVKFKVSLKNVNHLFVHHSPEYAFIGRSNVGKSSLINSIVKKKIAKVSSYPGRTQCINYFLINNKWYLTDLPGYGFFSIKKSKEETQSLIKDYIFYKKNTIFLFLLIDCRLIIQKIDLDFIQKLNEMKIHFDIVFTKIDKLKNHRLINKNISLCLKKIKENMFHIPIWFKVSVKNKYGIKNLIQHIKKLNNFYQSQSSKQKLIIPNS; from the coding sequence ATGAAAATTACTTCTGTAAAATTTAAAGTAAGTTTAAAAAATGTTAATCATTTATTTGTTCATCATAGTCCTGAATATGCTTTTATAGGACGTTCTAATGTTGGAAAATCTAGTTTGATAAATAGTATAGTTAAAAAAAAAATAGCAAAGGTTTCTTCTTATCCTGGAAGAACACAATGCATAAATTATTTTTTAATCAACAATAAATGGTATCTGACCGATTTACCAGGTTATGGGTTTTTTTCTATAAAAAAGAGTAAAGAAGAAACACAATCTTTAATAAAAGATTATATTTTTTATAAAAAAAATACGATTTTTTTATTTCTTTTAATAGATTGTAGATTAATTATACAAAAAATAGATTTAGATTTTATACAAAAATTAAATGAAATGAAGATACATTTTGATATTGTTTTCACTAAAATTGATAAATTAAAAAATCATAGATTGATTAATAAAAATATTTCTTTATGTCTTAAAAAGATAAAAGAAAATATGTTTCACATTCCCATATGGTTCAAGGTCTCCGTAAAAAATAAATATGGAATCAAAAATTTGATTCAACATATCAAAAAATTAAATAATTTTTATCAGTCTCAGTCAAGTAAACAAAAACTTATTATTCCTAATTCATAA
- a CDS encoding NAD kinase, translated as MKVAVYGQKFCEKNIPYLNQFIGYVSSHSIEIYIEKSFLNILSSFKEFKNLDFPVFSHHKELTKDFSLMFTFGGDGTILSAITLIRDSGIPIVGVNTGNLGFLASFNKDVFIEKIDQIFNKKLHIMPRSLLSLKTSVTDHHKFYNFALNEIVILRKETVSMITIDAYIDNEFLTSYWADGLIVSTPTGSTGYSLSCGGPIISPENKNFVLTPISPHNLFSRPLIISDHQKILLKIHSRVKSYSLSMDTRLTYLNQDDKLYIQKAPFYIYLIQEEKNTYYKTLREKLLWGMDQRN; from the coding sequence ATGAAAGTAGCCGTATATGGACAAAAATTTTGTGAAAAAAATATACCATATTTGAATCAGTTCATAGGCTATGTATCGAGTCACTCGATAGAAATTTATATTGAAAAATCATTTTTGAATATTTTATCTTCTTTTAAAGAATTCAAAAATTTAGATTTTCCTGTATTTTCTCATCATAAAGAATTAACTAAAGATTTTAGTTTAATGTTTACTTTCGGAGGAGATGGAACTATTTTATCCGCTATAACATTAATCAGAGATTCCGGAATTCCTATAGTGGGAGTTAATACGGGTAATTTAGGTTTTTTAGCTTCTTTTAATAAAGATGTTTTTATTGAAAAAATTGATCAAATTTTCAATAAAAAACTTCATATAATGCCTAGAAGTTTGTTATCATTAAAAACTTCTGTTACAGATCATCATAAATTTTATAATTTTGCATTAAATGAAATCGTTATTCTGAGAAAAGAAACGGTTTCCATGATTACTATAGATGCTTATATAGATAATGAATTTTTGACTTCTTATTGGGCTGATGGATTAATTGTTTCTACGCCTACTGGTTCTACCGGATATTCTCTTAGTTGTGGAGGTCCTATTATCAGTCCTGAGAATAAGAATTTTGTTCTAACACCTATATCTCCACATAATTTATTTTCACGTCCATTAATTATATCAGATCATCAAAAAATTTTGTTAAAAATACATAGTCGTGTAAAATCTTATTCTTTATCTATGGATACAAGATTAACTTATTTGAATCAGGATGATAAATTATACATTCAGAAGGCTCCTTTTTACATATATTTAATTCAAGAAGAAAAAAATACATATTATAAAACATTGAGAGAAAAACTCTTATGGGGAATGGATCAACGAAATTAA
- a CDS encoding BamA/OMP85 family outer membrane protein: protein MKKNILTGIVFLLVVTIIQIQQGYLFSFDVKMNNEILNKKFSFIVREIHIIGKTKYNSHFISELSGIYPGESIDSDGIKTDSIIKKLWKSNLFKNISIYKKNIYNNEIDLFFNLEDLEEIHEIKVNGIQKNQFPNIKKIKIGDKISGDLIQNIKNDIQEYYTKKGYHEIHIKSEINKSHKKNILCLYVNKGKKIEIEEILFNGNQAIQDKELLDLMNQTKRHLYPIISKIQKPLFVQDNIKEDLKNIKKKYQSIGFIDIQVLLDSVWKKKSGNYGIKIKIIEGKKYYLGNVNILGNKSLKKNFLNQIFFYKKGDVYNKIGINRNISNISYPNSILYTYLNLGYLFVNVSFIEKKILNNQIDIEIQIRENEPVYINKVIILGNSITKDHVIRRELETYPGDLFSIAKIQQSLLHLENLNLFEKVYHKIKPNEKNGSIDIEWHVVEKNTNELQFYGGFGGKNFRKIIGNFKLNIKNFSFINIFNWKLWNPIPQGDGQKLVIYSQLGKDFTSYGFSFTEPWIEKENPTSLTLKSQYSIKKVKNEDDLDFLSEKYKNSQTLHDKKQFLEKKIISIDLNKSLFFLDPYSKILTSIDYEKFLYKKEISSDSYQERKFNNLSYLISLQRISTEPDIIFPFKGSKIQFNGVFTLPYSVFFKSYKDQEWMEYFKLKTVLYWYHEIINNMILKIGGELGYLGQYDHSKELFSFQKFYMGGVHNSLLGSKSYEKDHIPLRGYSFKNQILNNGGIIYNKIIFEMRYLIKNLPNLKIWSNCFIEGGNIGDSYKKFNPFVMHKSFGFGIRFFWGPIGFLGIDFGYPIDNDIFHGFNKSKWKTHLIIGKDL from the coding sequence ATGAAAAAAAATATTTTAACAGGTATCGTTTTTTTATTAGTTGTAACAATCATACAAATCCAACAAGGATATTTATTCTCTTTTGATGTTAAGATGAATAATGAAATTCTAAATAAAAAATTTTCTTTCATTGTAAGAGAAATACATATCATAGGAAAAACTAAATATAATAGTCATTTTATTTCTGAATTATCAGGAATTTATCCTGGAGAATCAATTGATTCTGATGGAATTAAAACGGATAGTATTATAAAAAAATTGTGGAAAAGTAATCTTTTTAAAAATATATCTATTTATAAAAAAAATATATATAACAATGAAATTGATTTATTTTTTAATTTGGAAGATTTAGAGGAAATTCATGAAATAAAAGTAAATGGAATTCAAAAAAATCAGTTCCCTAACATAAAAAAAATAAAAATCGGAGATAAAATTTCTGGTGACTTAATTCAAAATATTAAAAATGATATACAAGAATATTATACAAAAAAAGGATATCATGAAATTCATATAAAAAGTGAAATCAATAAGAGTCATAAGAAAAATATATTATGTTTATATGTCAATAAAGGGAAAAAAATTGAAATAGAAGAAATATTATTTAATGGAAATCAAGCTATTCAAGATAAAGAATTACTGGATTTAATGAATCAAACTAAAAGGCATCTTTATCCTATAATTTCTAAGATTCAAAAACCTCTTTTTGTTCAAGATAACATAAAAGAAGATTTAAAAAATATCAAGAAAAAATATCAATCTATAGGATTTATAGATATTCAAGTACTTTTAGATTCTGTATGGAAAAAAAAATCTGGTAATTATGGAATAAAAATCAAAATTATAGAAGGAAAAAAATATTATTTAGGAAATGTAAATATTTTAGGAAATAAAAGCTTAAAAAAAAATTTTTTAAATCAAATTTTTTTTTATAAGAAAGGAGATGTCTATAACAAAATTGGGATTAATAGAAATATTTCAAATATTTCATATCCTAACAGTATTTTATATACTTATTTAAACTTAGGTTATTTATTTGTTAACGTTTCTTTTATAGAAAAAAAAATTTTGAATAATCAAATAGATATAGAAATTCAAATAAGAGAAAATGAACCTGTATATATAAATAAAGTTATTATATTAGGAAACTCAATAACTAAAGATCACGTTATTAGAAGAGAATTGGAAACTTATCCGGGGGATCTTTTTTCTATTGCAAAAATTCAACAGAGTTTACTACATTTAGAAAATTTAAATCTATTTGAAAAAGTTTATCATAAAATTAAACCAAACGAAAAAAATGGATCAATAGATATCGAGTGGCATGTTGTGGAAAAAAATACTAATGAATTGCAATTTTATGGAGGTTTTGGGGGAAAAAATTTTAGAAAAATTATTGGAAATTTTAAATTAAATATCAAAAATTTTTCTTTTATAAATATTTTCAATTGGAAATTATGGAATCCCATTCCTCAAGGTGATGGACAAAAATTAGTTATTTATAGTCAGTTAGGAAAAGACTTTACATCTTATGGATTTTCTTTTACGGAACCTTGGATAGAAAAAGAAAATCCTACTTCTTTGACTTTGAAAAGTCAATACTCCATAAAAAAAGTAAAAAACGAAGATGATTTAGATTTTTTATCTGAAAAATATAAAAATTCTCAAACGTTACATGACAAAAAACAATTTTTAGAAAAAAAAATTATTTCTATTGATTTAAATAAATCTTTGTTTTTTTTGGATCCTTATTCAAAAATTTTGACGTCTATAGATTACGAAAAATTCCTTTACAAGAAAGAAATTTCCTCAGACTCATATCAAGAACGTAAATTTAATAATCTTAGCTATTTAATTTCCTTACAAAGAATTTCAACAGAACCAGATATAATTTTTCCTTTTAAAGGATCTAAAATTCAGTTTAATGGCGTATTTACTCTTCCATATTCAGTATTTTTTAAAAGTTATAAAGATCAAGAATGGATGGAATATTTTAAACTGAAAACAGTTTTATATTGGTATCATGAAATAATAAATAATATGATATTGAAAATAGGAGGAGAATTGGGTTATTTAGGACAATATGATCATTCAAAAGAATTATTTTCATTTCAAAAGTTTTATATGGGAGGAGTTCACAATAGTTTATTAGGATCAAAATCATATGAAAAAGATCATATTCCATTGAGAGGATATTCTTTTAAAAATCAAATATTAAATAATGGAGGAATAATTTATAATAAAATTATTTTTGAAATGCGTTATTTAATTAAAAATTTACCCAATTTAAAAATTTGGTCGAATTGTTTTATAGAAGGAGGTAATATTGGTGATTCTTACAAAAAATTTAATCCATTTGTTATGCATAAATCTTTTGGATTTGGTATTCGTTTTTTTTGGGGTCCAATCGGTTTTTTAGGGATAGATTTCGGATATCCTATAGACAATGATATATTTCATGGTTTCAATAAATCAAAATGGAAAACACACTTGATAATAGGAAAGGATTTGTAA
- the fabF gene encoding beta-ketoacyl-ACP synthase II, whose amino-acid sequence MEKLRKVVITGIGSITPIGNTIEEYWNSLINGKNGCAPITYFDTKKYKTKFACELKNYDPSIFFNKKEIRKLDPCAQYGLVASEEAIRNSGINFSKEKRERIGVIWASGIGGLLNLEESISDYIYGKKYPRFSPFFIPKMLIDITAGVISINYGLHGPNYATVSSCASSSNAIVDAYHLICLGKADIMITGGSEAAITQSGVGGFNALHALSTRNEDYKTASRPFDENRDGFVLGEGAGCLILEEYKHAKERGANIYAEIGGVGMSGDAYHITAPHPEGKGIVLAMRSAIQDAGIECQKVDHINSHGTSTKLGDIAEIKAIQKVFHKNISNVDINSTKSMTGHLLGAAGAIEAIASILPLTKGIIPPTINLFHIDKNIDPKINLTPNQAIKKEVQISICNTFGFGGHNVCLLFKKINVI is encoded by the coding sequence ATGGAGAAATTAAGGAAAGTAGTAATTACTGGTATTGGTTCTATTACTCCTATAGGTAATACCATAGAAGAATATTGGAATTCTCTTATTAACGGTAAAAACGGTTGTGCCCCTATTACTTATTTTGATACTAAAAAATATAAAACTAAATTTGCTTGTGAATTAAAAAATTATGATCCAAGTATTTTTTTTAATAAAAAAGAAATCCGAAAATTGGATCCTTGTGCACAATACGGACTTGTTGCTTCTGAAGAAGCGATAAGAAATAGTGGAATTAATTTTTCGAAAGAAAAAAGAGAAAGAATAGGAGTTATTTGGGCATCTGGAATAGGAGGGCTTTTAAATTTAGAAGAATCTATTTCTGATTATATATATGGAAAAAAATATCCTAGATTTAGTCCATTTTTTATTCCTAAAATGTTAATAGATATAACTGCTGGTGTTATTTCTATAAATTATGGTCTTCATGGTCCGAATTATGCTACAGTATCTTCTTGCGCTTCATCTTCTAATGCAATTGTAGATGCTTATCATTTAATATGTTTAGGTAAAGCTGATATTATGATTACTGGCGGATCTGAAGCTGCTATCACGCAAAGTGGAGTAGGAGGTTTTAATGCTTTACATGCTTTGTCCACTAGAAATGAAGATTATAAAACAGCATCACGTCCTTTTGACGAAAACAGAGATGGATTTGTTTTGGGAGAAGGAGCAGGATGTCTTATTCTTGAAGAATATAAACATGCTAAAGAAAGGGGAGCTAATATATATGCGGAAATAGGAGGAGTAGGAATGTCTGGTGATGCTTATCATATTACGGCGCCTCATCCAGAAGGAAAAGGAATCGTTTTAGCGATGAGATCAGCAATACAAGATGCTGGTATTGAATGTCAAAAAGTTGATCACATTAATTCCCATGGAACATCCACTAAATTAGGAGATATTGCAGAAATCAAAGCAATTCAAAAAGTATTTCATAAAAATATTTCTAACGTAGATATTAATTCTACAAAATCTATGACTGGACATTTATTAGGTGCAGCAGGAGCAATAGAAGCCATTGCTTCTATTCTTCCTTTAACAAAAGGAATTATTCCTCCAACTATAAATTTATTTCATATAGACAAAAATATAGATCCAAAAATAAATTTAACTCCAAATCAAGCGATCAAAAAAGAAGTTCAAATTAGTATATGCAATACTTTTGGTTTTGGAGGACATAATGTTTGTCTTTTATTTAAAAAAATAAATGTTATCTGA
- a CDS encoding hemolysin family protein, translated as MIFHFSIVFITIFVSAFFSGMEMAFISSSLFKIELEKEKKKGSFHSELLSKSISNSKKFITTMLIGNTISLVIYGIYMGKLFFLFFPKEFFNNSLWIIFLETVFSATVILIIGEFIPKIIFSIYSNELLSLFIVPVYVVYKIFSPITNSIIWISNVFLKILGEKENDQKKIFDKEDLIYFISENIEKNIKEKEIVESEIEIFHKALDFSEKKARECMIPRKEIVSSNISSIDSVRNIFTESGLSKIVIYKNNIDNIIGYIHYLELLKKPKNLESVIRSVELVYVTTPIREIMDLLIKKKRSIAIVLDEYGGTAGMITIEDILEEFIGDIKDEHDENLLLDNKLNDHEFLFSARLEIDFINAKYNLDLPKSDKYETLGGLIVNYTENIPINGDKIVINNNFYIEIKKVSKNKIEEVILKKEIVK; from the coding sequence ATAATTTTTCATTTTAGTATAGTTTTCATCACTATATTCGTATCTGCTTTCTTTTCTGGAATGGAAATGGCTTTTATTTCTTCTAGTTTATTTAAAATAGAATTGGAAAAAGAAAAGAAAAAAGGATCTTTTCATTCTGAACTTCTTTCAAAAAGTATTAGTAATTCTAAAAAATTTATCACAACAATGTTAATTGGTAATACTATATCTTTAGTTATATATGGTATTTATATGGGGAAATTATTTTTTCTCTTTTTTCCGAAAGAATTTTTCAATAACTCTTTATGGATAATTTTTTTAGAAACAGTTTTTTCTGCTACTGTTATTTTAATTATTGGAGAATTTATTCCTAAAATAATATTTAGTATATATTCAAATGAATTGTTAAGTTTATTCATTGTTCCTGTATATGTTGTATATAAGATATTTTCTCCTATTACAAATTCTATTATTTGGATTTCTAATGTCTTTTTAAAAATTTTAGGAGAAAAAGAAAATGATCAAAAAAAAATTTTTGACAAAGAAGATTTAATTTATTTTATATCAGAAAATATAGAAAAAAATATAAAAGAAAAAGAGATTGTCGAATCTGAAATTGAAATTTTTCATAAAGCTTTAGATTTCTCTGAAAAAAAAGCACGAGAATGTATGATTCCTAGAAAAGAAATAGTTTCATCTAATATATCATCTATAGATAGTGTTCGAAATATTTTTACTGAAAGTGGATTATCTAAAATCGTAATTTATAAAAATAATATAGATAATATTATAGGTTATATTCATTATTTAGAATTACTAAAGAAACCAAAAAATCTCGAATCTGTAATTAGATCAGTAGAACTAGTTTATGTAACTACTCCTATTAGAGAAATAATGGATCTTTTAATTAAAAAAAAAAGAAGTATTGCTATAGTTTTGGATGAATATGGAGGAACAGCAGGAATGATAACTATAGAAGATATTTTGGAAGAATTTATTGGAGATATAAAGGATGAACATGATGAAAATTTATTATTAGATAATAAATTAAATGATCATGAATTTTTATTTTCCGCACGATTAGAAATCGATTTTATTAATGCTAAATATAATTTAGATCTACCGAAATCTGATAAATATGAAACTTTAGGAGGTTTAATTGTTAACTATACAGAAAATATTCCAATAAATGGAGATAAAATTGTGATCAACAACAATTTTTATATTGAAATTAAAAAAGTATCTAAAAATAAAATAGAAGAAGTGATTTTAAAAAAAGAAATTGTAAAATGA
- a CDS encoding alpha/beta fold hydrolase encodes MFKKRKFPYIKKGEGHPLILLHGLMGSLSNFKALLDFFPKKGYQVIIPSLPLYNMPLFLTNISNISKYIIQFIIEIGVKKATLIGNSLGGHIALIIAKERMDLVHSIVLTGSSGLFEKAFGDAFPRRENYEYIRKKSQEVFYDPNIATKELVDEVFHIVNDKKKGIKTLYIAKSAMKYNMSKDLSVIQKPICLIWGRQDHVTPPEVAKEFHRLLPYSELYWIDKCGHAPMMEHPKMFIKILEKWLSKFNFNHENYFCKI; translated from the coding sequence ATGTTTAAAAAAAGAAAATTTCCTTATATAAAAAAAGGAGAAGGTCATCCTTTAATTTTACTTCATGGATTAATGGGGAGTCTGAGCAATTTCAAAGCTCTCTTAGACTTTTTTCCAAAAAAAGGTTATCAAGTTATTATTCCTTCATTACCTCTTTATAATATGCCATTATTTTTAACTAATATTTCTAATATTTCTAAATATATTATACAATTTATAATTGAAATAGGTGTCAAAAAAGCTACTTTAATAGGAAATTCTCTTGGAGGACATATTGCTTTAATTATAGCGAAAGAGAGAATGGATTTAGTCCACTCTATAGTTTTAACAGGTAGTTCTGGATTATTCGAAAAAGCTTTTGGGGATGCATTTCCTAGAAGAGAAAATTATGAATATATTAGAAAAAAATCACAAGAAGTATTTTATGATCCTAATATAGCTACTAAAGAATTAGTGGATGAAGTTTTTCATATTGTAAATGATAAAAAAAAAGGAATTAAAACTCTATATATTGCAAAAAGTGCTATGAAATATAACATGTCTAAAGATCTATCTGTTATTCAAAAACCTATTTGCTTAATTTGGGGAAGACAAGACCATGTAACTCCTCCAGAAGTCGCAAAAGAATTCCATAGATTATTACCTTATTCGGAATTATATTGGATAGATAAATGTGGTCATGCTCCTATGATGGAGCATCCAAAAATGTTTATAAAAATATTAGAGAAGTGGCTTTCTAAATTTAATTTTAATCATGAAAATTACTTCTGTAAAATTTAA
- a CDS encoding pseudouridine synthase has product MHHKIRLNHYLSNAGISSRRKADQLIQSGAIEVNGKPVCKLGTVIHLNDVVKFHGSKVKLKNKIYILLNKPKGFISSTRDQFNRKTVMNLIPSFSKYRIFPVGRLDYSTTGIMLLTNDGYIAEKLTHPKYHVKKIYHVSLNKKIKNEDLHKIRTEKIHLKEGKVKVMFVNKKNSENQVEIGLFIGWNRVIKRMFKKLNYQVIRLDRVNFAGLSKKNLPIGNWCFLNKREIENITKY; this is encoded by the coding sequence ATGCATCATAAAATTAGATTAAATCATTACTTATCCAATGCAGGTATTTCTTCTAGAAGAAAAGCAGATCAACTTATTCAGTCAGGGGCAATAGAAGTAAATGGAAAACCTGTTTGCAAACTGGGAACAGTTATTCATTTAAATGATGTTGTTAAATTTCATGGATCAAAAGTTAAGTTGAAAAATAAAATTTATATATTGCTCAATAAACCTAAAGGTTTTATTAGCTCTACACGAGATCAATTTAATAGAAAAACAGTAATGAATTTAATTCCTTCCTTTTCTAAATATAGAATCTTCCCTGTAGGAAGATTGGATTATTCTACTACAGGTATTATGCTTCTCACAAATGATGGTTATATAGCAGAAAAACTGACTCATCCTAAATATCATGTGAAAAAAATATATCATGTATCATTAAATAAGAAAATTAAAAATGAAGATTTACATAAAATCAGAACAGAAAAAATTCATTTAAAAGAAGGAAAGGTAAAAGTCATGTTTGTTAATAAAAAAAATTCTGAAAATCAAGTAGAAATAGGATTATTTATCGGATGGAATAGAGTCATCAAACGAATGTTTAAGAAATTAAATTATCAAGTTATTCGATTAGATCGAGTTAATTTTGCTGGACTTTCAAAAAAAAATCTTCCAATAGGAAATTGGTGTTTCTTAAATAAAAGAGAAATAGAAAATATTACTAAATATTAA
- a CDS encoding OmpH family outer membrane protein: MKKNTILYFLLFLFLFEYSYSKNQECHKKIVCLNSMALIEKIPEFSTAQKELDRISKIHENILDKLAKEFHKKAEKFKKNKNPILKKELEILQARAHAYQKMAADDLTKNQNKLLNPIYKKIENAIHKVINKDKNIMRVDDCSPGKGVLVNKGEDITEEVKKELGVK; this comes from the coding sequence ATGAAAAAAAATACAATTCTTTATTTTTTATTATTTTTATTCTTATTTGAATATTCATATTCTAAGAATCAAGAATGTCATAAAAAAATAGTTTGTCTAAATAGTATGGCATTGATAGAAAAAATTCCTGAATTTTCTACTGCTCAAAAAGAATTGGATAGAATTAGTAAAATTCATGAAAATATATTAGATAAGTTAGCAAAGGAATTTCACAAAAAAGCAGAAAAATTTAAAAAAAATAAAAACCCAATTCTTAAAAAAGAACTAGAAATTTTACAAGCAAGAGCTCACGCTTATCAAAAAATGGCGGCAGATGATTTAACTAAAAATCAAAATAAATTATTGAATCCTATATATAAAAAAATTGAGAATGCTATACATAAAGTAATAAATAAAGATAAAAATATTATGAGAGTAGATGATTGTAGTCCTGGAAAAGGAGTATTAGTTAATAAAGGAGAAGATATAACTGAAGAAGTAAAAAAAGAATTAGGAGTAAAATAA
- a CDS encoding ribonuclease III family protein produces MLSENGTIFEKFEKNDYSILVSRLIKILGFCPKNTRFLKEVFIYSFYKKKGNLNQNYFINFQRLEFLGDAILNSIISHFLCKKFPDKKEGELTIIRSKIVCRRNLNEISKKLTIADIFLDKPIISDNILGNTLEALIGFIDFEIGYQGCEDFVHKKILHTHVNIEKLQNEIFSYKVWIIEWSQKKKFFINFKTFRENKNQNKIIYLSEFTISECGIKTKGRGFSKKKSEEMAAKEAYLIVQRTMQKKNKKIV; encoded by the coding sequence ATGTTATCTGAAAACGGTACTATTTTTGAAAAATTCGAAAAAAACGATTATTCTATCTTAGTTAGTAGGTTGATTAAAATATTAGGTTTTTGTCCAAAAAATACAAGATTTTTAAAAGAAGTATTTATATATAGTTTTTATAAAAAAAAAGGAAATTTAAATCAAAATTATTTTATTAATTTTCAGAGACTAGAATTTCTGGGAGACGCTATATTGAATTCTATAATATCACATTTTTTGTGTAAAAAATTTCCTGATAAAAAAGAAGGAGAATTAACTATCATACGATCAAAAATCGTATGTAGAAGAAATTTAAATGAAATTTCTAAAAAATTAACGATTGCAGATATTTTTTTAGATAAACCTATAATATCTGATAATATATTGGGGAACACACTCGAAGCGTTAATAGGATTTATTGATTTTGAAATAGGATATCAAGGCTGTGAAGATTTCGTACATAAAAAAATTTTACATACTCATGTGAACATTGAAAAATTGCAAAATGAAATTTTCAGTTATAAAGTATGGATTATAGAATGGTCCCAAAAAAAGAAATTTTTTATAAATTTTAAAACTTTTAGAGAAAATAAAAATCAAAATAAAATTATTTACTTATCTGAATTCACAATATCAGAATGTGGAATTAAAACTAAAGGAAGAGGTTTTTCTAAAAAAAAATCAGAAGAAATGGCGGCTAAAGAAGCTTACTTAATTGTTCAGAGGACAATGCAAAAAAAAAATAAAAAAATCGTATGA
- a CDS encoding acyl carrier protein: protein MSDIASKVNAIIVEKLGVEKSEITSTASFSNDLGADSLDIVELIMEFEKEFDISISDEKAEKITTVGEAIQAIENLLIEKK, encoded by the coding sequence ATGTCTGATATCGCATCTAAAGTCAATGCTATAATTGTAGAAAAATTAGGAGTAGAAAAGAGTGAGATTACTTCTACTGCTAGTTTTTCTAATGATTTAGGGGCTGATTCCTTAGATATAGTGGAGCTCATTATGGAGTTTGAGAAAGAGTTTGATATTAGTATTTCTGATGAAAAAGCTGAGAAAATAACAACAGTAGGGGAAGCCATCCAAGCTATAGAAAATCTTTTGATAGAAAAAAAATGA
- a CDS encoding isoprenyl transferase, with translation MKKLLEKIDYNNIPHHVAIIMDGNGRWAEKRGEMRTFGHKKAIQSVRDTINGCKELGIPYITLYVFSSENWKRPKQEIDNLMYLFHTNLKVYLEEIHEKNVKIITIGEIERFSEMIQRELSFFMKKTKNNTSCTLVLALSYSAREEILRATKKIAKKVCDGFLSIKDIDYSVFRSHLYTEKLPDVDLIIRTSGEQRISNFLLFQSAYAELYFTNILWPDFRKEDFFEAIINYQKRKRRFGNVE, from the coding sequence ATGAAAAAATTATTAGAAAAAATAGATTATAATAATATTCCTCATCATGTAGCTATTATTATGGATGGAAATGGACGTTGGGCTGAAAAAAGGGGAGAAATGAGAACATTCGGTCATAAAAAAGCAATACAATCTGTAAGAGATACCATAAATGGATGTAAAGAGTTGGGGATTCCTTATATAACTCTATATGTATTTTCTTCTGAAAATTGGAAAAGACCTAAACAAGAAATAGATAATTTGATGTACTTATTTCATACCAATCTAAAAGTTTATTTGGAAGAAATTCATGAAAAAAATGTCAAAATTATTACTATAGGAGAAATAGAAAGATTTTCTGAAATGATTCAGAGAGAGTTGTCTTTTTTCATGAAAAAAACAAAAAACAATACATCTTGTACTTTGGTTTTAGCATTGAGTTATAGTGCTAGAGAAGAAATTTTAAGAGCAACAAAAAAAATCGCAAAAAAAGTATGCGATGGTTTTTTGTCAATAAAAGACATTGACTACTCTGTTTTTAGAAGTCATTTATACACTGAAAAATTACCAGATGTAGACCTAATTATTAGAACAAGTGGAGAACAACGTATCAGTAATTTTTTACTTTTTCAATCAGCTTATGCAGAGTTATATTTTACGAATATTTTGTGGCCTGATTTTAGAAAAGAAGATTTTTTTGAAGCTATTATAAATTATCAGAAAAGAAAACGTCGTTTTGGAAACGTGGAATAA